The Selenihalanaerobacter shriftii genome includes a window with the following:
- a CDS encoding iron-containing alcohol dehydrogenase family protein, translating to MHLVMASPNRYIQESGILKETGKHITPLGNKVLLVGDKTTLAVVREDLTESLNNEDIKYKEEVFGGEVTKKEAKRIAKLTEDEGFEVIIGIGGGKAIDTAKAAAAFADYPFVAVPTIASNCAPWTPLSVFYNEEGEFEEYVIFQYSPTLVLVDTEIIAKSPINYFKAGIADTVVKWYEARASSAKKEKNIPTQAALNVAQQCAENLFKYGVQASYDLEKKRPTKAVEKTVDCIIALSGMVGGLGSDNCRIAAAHAVHNGFTVLDETHNMLHGEKVAYGNLVQLVLEDDKENFHKLMDFLKKLDQPITLKGLDLKEVTESDLRKVAKATCKPEESVHNMPFKITSDMVLDAIKKVDKSGQSLL from the coding sequence ATGCATTTAGTAATGGCATCACCCAATAGATATATACAAGAAAGTGGTATCTTAAAGGAAACTGGTAAACATATAACACCACTTGGCAACAAAGTTTTATTAGTAGGAGATAAGACGACTCTTGCAGTAGTTAGAGAAGATTTAACAGAAAGTCTAAATAATGAAGATATTAAGTATAAAGAAGAAGTATTTGGAGGAGAGGTTACCAAAAAAGAAGCAAAAAGGATTGCTAAATTAACTGAAGATGAAGGTTTTGAGGTAATAATCGGTATTGGTGGTGGAAAAGCAATAGATACTGCCAAAGCAGCAGCAGCTTTTGCTGATTATCCATTTGTTGCAGTACCTACAATAGCTTCTAATTGTGCTCCTTGGACTCCACTATCTGTATTCTATAATGAAGAAGGGGAATTCGAAGAATATGTAATATTTCAGTATAGTCCGACCCTTGTATTAGTGGATACTGAGATTATTGCTAAGTCACCTATAAATTATTTTAAAGCTGGAATTGCTGATACAGTAGTTAAATGGTATGAGGCAAGAGCTTCATCAGCTAAGAAGGAGAAGAATATTCCTACTCAAGCAGCTTTAAATGTGGCTCAACAATGTGCAGAGAATTTATTTAAATATGGAGTTCAAGCATCTTATGATCTAGAAAAGAAAAGACCTACCAAAGCAGTAGAAAAAACAGTAGATTGTATAATTGCTTTAAGTGGAATGGTAGGAGGTTTAGGAAGTGATAATTGTCGTATAGCAGCTGCCCATGCTGTTCATAATGGGTTTACAGTTTTAGATGAAACTCATAATATGTTACATGGCGAGAAAGTGGCTTATGGTAATCTTGTTCAATTAGTGTTAGAAGATGATAAAGAAAATTTTCATAAACTGATGGATTTCTTAAAAAAATTAGATCAGCCTATAACTCTAAAAGGGTTAGATCTTAAAGAAGTTACTGAAAGTGATTTAAGAAAAGTTGCTAAAGCGACTTGTAAGCCTGAAGAATCTGTTCATAATATGCCTTTTAAAATTACATCAGATATGGTGTTAGACGCTATAAAAAAAGTTGATAAGAGTGGCCAGAGTTTATTATAG
- a CDS encoding MetQ/NlpA family ABC transporter substrate-binding protein — MKKKITVTFVIIVLLASLVIGCSNSKESKVNNASQEASSEKRVLKVGATAGPFTEILEKVKPILAKEGVELEIVTFTDYVAPNLALSEGEIDANTFQHIPYFNSFKEGRNLNLTTVGKTIIIPMAIYSNKYKSLDQLPKGATIAIPNDPTNGGRALLLLAKAGVFELKEGVGINATVSDIVENPKNIKIHEVDAAQTARVLPDVDAAAVNSNYALELDMNPRKDSILIEDADSPYVCIVAVRPEDKDDPIIKKFVKAYQSEEVRKFINENFNGSVIPAF; from the coding sequence ATGAAGAAAAAGATTACTGTAACATTTGTGATCATTGTTTTGTTGGCTAGTCTAGTTATTGGATGTTCAAATAGTAAGGAGAGTAAGGTGAATAATGCAAGTCAGGAAGCGAGTTCTGAGAAGAGAGTTTTAAAGGTGGGGGCAACAGCTGGACCATTTACTGAGATTTTAGAAAAAGTAAAGCCGATTTTAGCTAAAGAAGGTGTTGAATTAGAAATTGTTACATTTACTGATTATGTAGCCCCTAATTTAGCTTTATCAGAAGGGGAAATAGACGCTAATACTTTTCAACATATTCCATACTTCAATAGTTTTAAAGAAGGTCGAAATCTTAACTTAACGACAGTAGGGAAGACAATAATAATTCCTATGGCTATCTATTCAAATAAGTATAAATCACTTGACCAATTGCCTAAAGGAGCAACAATTGCCATACCTAATGATCCTACTAATGGTGGTCGAGCCTTATTGCTTTTGGCTAAAGCAGGTGTATTTGAATTAAAAGAAGGTGTTGGGATAAATGCAACAGTTAGCGATATAGTAGAGAATCCTAAAAATATTAAGATTCATGAAGTGGACGCAGCTCAAACAGCTCGAGTACTTCCAGATGTTGATGCAGCTGCTGTAAATAGTAATTATGCTTTGGAATTAGATATGAATCCTAGAAAAGATTCTATACTTATAGAAGATGCAGATTCGCCTTATGTATGTATTGTAGCTGTAAGACCAGAGGATAAAGATGATCCTATTATTAAAAAGTTTGTGAAAGCCTATCAGTCAGAAGAAGTAAGAAAATTTATTAATGAAAACTTTAATGGTTCTGTTATTCCAGCATTTTAA
- a CDS encoding N-acyl-D-amino-acid deacylase family protein, which produces MNELLIKNGLIIDGTGQSRFKADLLIKNDRIFEIGMINQDGFNNILDAKGKIVSPGFIDTHSHSDLGILLDPYIEPKIRQGITTEVLGQDGISMAPLPLEYTKPWRKNLSGLNGDSDKLNWDWETTEGYLNLLEESGIGPNVSYLVPHGNIRMEAMGLDDRAATKDELKKMRQITRRSLEAGAVGLSTGLLYTPCAYANTEELIEMCKVVAEYDKVFVIHQRSEADAIIESIKEVIKIGKRSGVRVHFSHFKICGKKNWEKIDKVEELLDYAKDEGIKISFDQYPYIIGSTMFGAILPSWVHNGGTEKLLNRLESSKLRTKIINDIKEGIPGWDNFIDFAGLDGIYITSVKNDKNKDCVGKNLLEIAEMKGKDPYNAAFDLIYEEENAVGIRINYGKEDQVARLMQRPEQNVCTDGLLAGKPHPRVYGTYPRVLGKYVREEGLLSLEEAIHKMTLKPAEIFNLNNRGVLQKGKKADIVIFDSEKIKNKATFENPMQYPEGIETVIINGRPVIHQEKRSELITGEVIRR; this is translated from the coding sequence TTGAATGAGCTTTTAATAAAAAATGGCTTAATTATTGATGGAACTGGACAAAGCAGATTTAAAGCTGATTTATTAATCAAAAATGACAGAATATTTGAAATTGGAATGATTAACCAAGATGGATTCAATAATATATTAGATGCCAAGGGTAAGATAGTTTCTCCAGGATTTATTGATACACATAGTCATTCAGATTTAGGAATTTTATTAGATCCTTATATAGAACCCAAAATAAGACAGGGAATAACAACAGAAGTATTAGGCCAGGATGGTATTTCAATGGCGCCGCTTCCTTTAGAATATACTAAACCATGGAGAAAAAATTTATCAGGACTTAATGGCGATAGTGATAAATTGAATTGGGACTGGGAAACTACAGAAGGTTATCTTAATTTATTAGAAGAGTCAGGAATAGGGCCTAATGTATCATATCTAGTTCCACACGGAAATATTCGGATGGAAGCTATGGGACTTGATGATAGAGCAGCTACTAAGGATGAGTTAAAGAAAATGAGACAGATTACACGTAGATCATTAGAAGCTGGTGCTGTAGGTTTATCTACTGGATTGCTTTATACTCCATGTGCTTATGCAAATACAGAAGAATTAATAGAAATGTGTAAAGTAGTTGCAGAGTATGATAAGGTATTTGTTATCCATCAGCGGAGTGAAGCAGATGCAATAATAGAGTCTATAAAAGAAGTTATTAAAATAGGAAAAAGAAGTGGTGTAAGAGTACATTTTTCACATTTTAAAATATGTGGTAAAAAGAATTGGGAGAAGATTGATAAAGTAGAAGAATTATTAGATTATGCAAAGGATGAAGGGATTAAAATTTCATTTGACCAATATCCATATATAATAGGTAGTACAATGTTTGGAGCGATTCTACCTTCTTGGGTTCATAATGGAGGTACGGAAAAACTACTAAATAGATTAGAAAGTTCTAAATTAAGAACAAAAATAATAAATGATATCAAAGAAGGTATTCCAGGTTGGGATAATTTCATTGATTTTGCTGGATTAGATGGAATTTATATAACAAGTGTAAAAAATGATAAAAATAAAGATTGTGTAGGAAAAAATTTGCTTGAAATTGCTGAAATGAAAGGGAAAGATCCATATAATGCTGCTTTTGATTTGATTTACGAAGAAGAGAATGCTGTAGGAATACGTATTAATTATGGAAAAGAAGACCAGGTGGCTAGGCTTATGCAGAGACCGGAACAAAATGTTTGTACTGATGGATTATTAGCAGGAAAACCTCATCCTAGAGTATATGGAACATACCCACGAGTACTAGGTAAGTATGTTAGAGAAGAAGGATTATTGAGTTTAGAAGAAGCAATACATAAGATGACTTTAAAACCGGCTGAAATATTTAATTTGAATAATAGAGGAGTACTACAGAAAGGTAAGAAAGCTGATATAGTTATATTTGATTCAGAAAAGATAAAGAATAAAGCTACATTTGAAAATCCTATGCAGTATCCTGAAGGTATTGAAACAGTAATTATAAATGGTAGACCAGTTATACATCAAGAAAAAAGGTCTGAATTGATAACAGGAGAAGTGATAAGGCGATAA
- a CDS encoding YgeY family selenium metabolism-linked hydrolase codes for MLTESRKEKLITLCQELIKAPSYSGEEEEVTKAVKNNMQKLGFDNVKIDKYGSMIGHIKGKGTGKSILFDGHIDTVGISDRSLWSHDPFGAEIVDNKIYGRGASDMKGSVAAMIYAASCFAEDKNFKGDVYISCSVHEECFEGVAGREISEYVEPDYVVIGEATNLNLARGQRGRAEIKVETLGKTAHSSNPQIGKNAIRHMINLMQEIDNIDLNEHDVLGEGILEVTDIISNPYPGASVVPNLCKATYDRRTLVGETKESVLNQIEEEINRLKEIDEDLEARVYYAEDEEDCWTGEKIKAERFFPAWLYDKDHELVQKASTGLAQVGLNPEISHYSFCTNGSHFAGEKNIPTVGFGPSQEHLAHVIDEHIEVDQLLKGCKGFYGIMEAVLK; via the coding sequence GTGTTAACAGAGAGTAGAAAGGAAAAATTAATAACTTTATGTCAAGAACTTATAAAAGCACCTAGTTATTCAGGAGAGGAAGAAGAAGTAACAAAGGCAGTAAAGAATAATATGCAAAAATTAGGTTTTGATAATGTTAAGATTGATAAATATGGAAGTATGATTGGGCATATTAAAGGTAAGGGTACCGGTAAAAGTATTCTTTTCGATGGACATATTGATACTGTGGGTATTTCAGATAGAAGTTTATGGAGTCATGACCCATTTGGGGCAGAAATTGTTGATAATAAGATTTATGGACGTGGTGCTTCAGATATGAAGGGGTCAGTAGCAGCAATGATTTATGCTGCTAGCTGTTTTGCTGAAGACAAGAACTTTAAAGGCGATGTATATATTTCTTGTTCTGTTCATGAGGAATGTTTTGAAGGGGTAGCAGGAAGAGAGATTAGCGAATATGTAGAGCCTGATTACGTAGTAATAGGTGAGGCAACTAATTTAAATTTAGCAAGAGGACAACGTGGCAGAGCGGAAATAAAAGTAGAAACATTGGGTAAGACAGCACATTCTTCTAACCCACAAATAGGGAAGAATGCTATACGCCATATGATAAACCTAATGCAAGAAATTGATAATATCGATTTAAATGAACACGATGTTCTAGGAGAAGGAATTTTAGAAGTAACAGATATTATTTCTAATCCATATCCTGGGGCTTCAGTTGTTCCTAATTTATGCAAAGCAACTTATGATAGAAGAACATTAGTAGGAGAAACAAAAGAATCGGTATTGAATCAGATAGAAGAAGAAATTAATCGTCTTAAAGAGATAGATGAAGATTTAGAAGCACGAGTATATTATGCAGAAGATGAAGAAGACTGCTGGACAGGAGAAAAGATTAAGGCAGAACGGTTCTTTCCAGCATGGTTGTATGATAAAGACCACGAATTAGTTCAAAAGGCTTCAACCGGTCTGGCACAAGTAGGTTTAAATCCTGAGATATCACATTATTCATTTTGTACTAACGGTAGTCATTTTGCTGGAGAAAAGAATATTCCAACTGTTGGGTTTGGACCGTCTCAAGAACATTTAGCTCATGTTATAGATGAGCATATTGAGGTTGATCAATTATTAAAAGGATGCAAGGGTTTTTATGGGATTATGGAAGCAGTTTTAAAATAA
- a CDS encoding sulfite exporter TauE/SafE family protein: MLNEITMQSFLLILGTGLAAGFINTLAGGGSFIAMTVLIFLGLPSAVANGTNRVAIMAQNLVAIGNFKRKGFFNYKLGLMLAIPATIGSIIGSKFAISLPEDIFNNILAVVMLVVLVLTLWEPQKRFEITSGDELTPVRKLIAIIVFFFVGIYGGLIQGGVGFFIIVSLSLITGTSLVKVNSIKVMIIGMYTVSSLIVFLMNGKVNWVLGIALAIGNAIGAWLGSNFAVAKGDKWIKVILTTAILFMSARLLGVFNF; encoded by the coding sequence ATGTTAAATGAAATAACTATGCAAAGTTTTTTACTAATCCTTGGAACAGGTCTTGCTGCAGGTTTTATTAATACTTTAGCAGGTGGAGGTTCTTTTATTGCAATGACTGTTCTAATCTTTTTAGGGTTACCATCTGCTGTTGCTAATGGAACAAATAGAGTTGCTATTATGGCTCAAAATCTTGTAGCGATAGGAAACTTTAAAAGAAAAGGATTTTTTAATTATAAGCTAGGACTTATGCTGGCTATACCAGCAACAATAGGTTCAATTATCGGTTCCAAATTTGCTATTAGCTTACCAGAAGATATATTTAATAATATTTTAGCGGTAGTTATGCTAGTTGTTCTTGTTTTAACTCTTTGGGAACCTCAAAAGAGATTTGAGATTACATCTGGTGATGAACTTACTCCTGTTAGGAAACTGATTGCTATAATTGTCTTCTTCTTTGTAGGAATCTATGGAGGACTTATTCAGGGAGGAGTTGGATTCTTTATAATTGTTTCTTTATCATTAATTACCGGAACTTCTCTAGTTAAGGTCAATAGTATTAAAGTAATGATTATAGGAATGTATACAGTTTCTTCTTTAATAGTCTTTTTGATGAACGGAAAAGTGAATTGGGTATTAGGAATTGCCTTAGCAATTGGTAATGCAATTGGAGCCTGGTTAGGTAGTAATTTTGCTGTAGCTAAAGGTGATAAATGGATCAAAGTTATTTTAACTACTGCAATTTTATTTATGTCCGCAAGATTACTAGGAGTATTTAATTTTTAA